The genomic interval AACATTTTCTTTTGTAAAATAAGGTTTTTGGACAAAATCAAGTAAAAGTTCTGTACATTCATAAGAATTTTCACGAGTAGAAAAAAGGTATGAAGTCCTTGAAAAACTTGTAAAAGCATTAGTTTGAGCCCCCAAAGCTCCAAACTTATACATGACATCACCCTCTTCTTTTTCAAAAAGTTTATGCTCTAAGAAATGGGCGATTCCTTCTGGAAAAGTCTGAAATTCACTTTCTCCCAATGGGACAAAACTTGTATCAAGTGAACCAAAATTTGTAGTGAACAAGCCGTAAGTTCGATTGTAATCTGCTTTTGGAAGATAATAAACTGTCAAGCCATTAGGCAAAATATCTGTAAATAATCTCTCACCTATTTTCTCATAAAACTTACTTTTCAAGGCTGACCTCCATTTTTTCCTGATTCACAGTAAATCCTTTCATAAAGTATTCTGCCTGCAGATTTAATGATTTTGCAACGCTAATCAAATCGGCTTTTGAAACAGATTCGAGGGCATTTAAAAATTCAGACATCGGTAAAAATTTATCTGGAATAAGTGCTTTTACATACTCTAACTCAATTGTGTTTGACGGCGAATCCTGCCCCACAAAATAAGCATTTCGTAACATTGTTTTGGTTTGCTCAACTTCTAATTCTGTAAAATCTCCTGATTTTATGGCTTCTAATTGTTCAAAGATTAAACTTTTGGCTTCTTCATAATTTTCAACGTCAATTCCAGCTGCAATTTTTAGAAAACCTGTGAAAGAATCAAAAGTTGAAGAAATTGAATAGGCTAAACTTGCTTTTTCCCGAACATTGGTAAAGAGTTTTGAATGAGCAAAACCTCCCAAAAGTCCATTCATCACTTGCAAAGCAAGGTAGTTTTTGTCTCCATAAGCAATTGGCATTTGATAAGCGAATTGCAAAATAGATTGAGCAACCTCTTTTTCATCTGTCACTACTGAGCTTTCTGTCAGTGATTGTTGATAAAAAATTTCTTTACTGACAGCTCTGTCAGTAAAATTGAAGTCTGAGAATCGTTCAATCATTCGTTTTTCATCTACATCACCTAAGACAAAGATATCAATGGCATTGTCTGTCAGCATTTTTTGATAATATTCAAAAACGGCTTTTGGATTTTCTTTGGCAATCAATTCGCTCGTTCCAACACTTGGTAATGCTTGATTCTCATCTTCAAAGAATAAATTAGCCAACTGACGGCTGGCATAATAAGAACGGTCATCATTCATTGAGGCCAAATAATGCAATAAATTTCTTTGCTCTCTTTTGAAAATTTCGGGATTGAATTGACCATTAGCAGCATCGGGTTGAAAAATTGCAATTTTCAAGAAATCGACTGCTGCTCCCAAAGTATCAAAATCAACAAGTTTAGGATTTACGATACTCATATTAAGAGAAAGTAAATGTTGTTTCCCTTTTTTAGCCACTCCTGTCGTAAACGAAGCACCATACATTTCAGATAATTTGCGACTAAAATCTTTTCCAGTTTGATAAACCGCATTAGTGCTTTCGAGCATATTAGAAATAAGGACACGTTTCCCAAGGGTGTCAGCTGACATTTCTTCACGAAAACGAACCATTAGTCTTACTGTTTTAAATTTGCTTTCTTTAATGAGATGAAGCATCACTCCATCTGCCATTTTAATTTCTGTCAATTGACTATCACTTTCCTATTTTATCAAGCTTTTTCTAGTTATTAAGGCAACCTTTATTATACCAAAAACTGAAGCAATTTTGTGAGATTTCCTAACGAAAATGACGAATAATTTTTATCTTAAAGCTTCCTTATTTTATTCAATAAATTTCTAAATTTCCAATGAACTAAATTTCAGATTTATGTTAAAATAAGACTATGAAAAAATACATTTTATTTGAAGAATATATCACACTCGGACAAGTTTTGAAAGAACTTGGATTAATTTCAACAGGAGGTCAAGCAAAAATTTTCCTTGCTGAAAACGAAGGAAATATTTTCTATAATGGCGAAGCTGAAAATCGTCGTGGCAAAAAACTCCGTGACGGAGATTTATTAGAATTTCCAACTTTTGATTTAAAAGTTACTTTTGAGCAAGCTGACGCCGATGCGATTAAAGAACATGAAGCAGAAAAAGCTGAAGAAGCGCGTGTTAAAGCTATTGTGAAAAAAATGAACGCGGAAAACAAGACGACAAAACCAGCTAAAAAAGCTCCGCCACGCTTTCCTGGTAGAAAATAATGAAACTCAAAGCAATTGAACTCAAAAATTTTCGTAATTATGAGGAATTAAAACTTGATTTTCATCCTAATCTCAATATTTTTTTAGGACAAAATGCTCAAGGGAAAACAAATATTCTTGAGGCGATTCATTTTTTAGCACTCACTCGTAGTCACAGAACCAGTCACGATAAAGAGCTCATTTCTTGGTCGCAACAAGAAATGAAGGTCTCAGGAGTCGTTGAAAAAGCTCATGCAACTATTCCACTTGAAGTTCAATTAAGTCCCAAAGGGAGAATTGCTAAAGCCAATCATCTCAAAGAAAATCGCTTAGCCGACTACATTGGTCAACTAAAAATCTTGATGTTTGCACCTGAAAATTTGGAATTGGTCAAAGGTTCTCCTGCTACCCGCAGAAAATTTATGGATATTGAACTGGGACAAATCCATGCGGTTTACCTTTATGATTCCATGCGATATAATCGTGCGTTAAAAGAACGGAATGCTTATTTAAAATTTGATAAAGACAAAATTGATAAAAATTTTTTAAGTGTTCTTGACGGACAATTAGCTGAACATGGTAATAAAATCATGCTTGAGCGGCAAAATTTTGTTGATAAACTTGAAGTTCATGCAAAAAAAATCCATGAGCAACTTACTCATGGTAAAGAAAATTTAAAAATCATTTATAATCAAAATGTGAAAACTGACTTTTCAAAAGAATTATTGAGCAGACAAGACCATGATATTTTTAGGCATCAAACATCGGTTGGCCCTCATCGTGACGATTTACAATTTTTTATCAATGAGATTAATGTTGCTGATTTTGGTAGTCAAGGACAACAACGAACCGTTGCTCTCTCAATTAAATTAGCAGAAATTGATTTAATTTTTGAAGAGACTGGTGAGTATCCGATTTTACTTTTAGATGATGTCATGAGTGAATTAGACAATCATCGTCAACTTGATTTGATTGAAACAAGTTTGGGTAAAACACAAACTTTTATAACTACAACTACTCTTGATCATCTTAAAAATTTACCTGAAAATCTGAGTATTTTCCATGTTAATGCTGGAACCATTGAACAAGAGCAATAAAAAGTTACTGATGAAACTACTAGCATATCTGTAAACTGCTAAAGCAGTAACAGCTATCCTATGACAAAAATTCATCAGTAACTTTTTTACTTTCTGTCAGTAAAAATTTCCTTAGCAACAAAGATAGCATTTAAAACTCTTGGAAAATTGACATAAGGAGCACAGTGAATAAAAGTTTCAATAATTTCTTCTTGCGTTAGTCCAACATTTAACGAAGCTTGAATATGCACGCGCAATTGATTTTCACAGCCTCCTTGAGTCAACAAACTGGTGATAGTAATCATTTCACGGTCTTTAAAATTGAGAACTCCTCGCTCATAAATCGTTCCAAAAGCGAATTCTAGCATCATATCATTCAAGTCTGGTGCAAGATCTTTGAGTGAATCAAAAACAACTTCAGCAGCTGCTCCATCAATTTTCGCTAAATTTTTTAAACCAATTTCTTTTTTATTCATTTTATTTACCAGCTTTCTATGATAAAATCATTATAAACCCTCAAGTTAACTTGAGGGCAAGCAAAAAAGAGAAAAAAATGACTAAAACTTATAAAATTTCAGAAATAGCTTTACTGACAGAACTTCCAATCGCTACTCTTCGTTATTATGAAGAACTTGATTTGTTAAAACCTGCTCGAAACTCTAGTAATTATCGAGAGTTTACAGAAACTGACCTTGAATGGATTTACTTTATCAAAAGAGCTAAAGCAACAGGAATGCCTCTTGCAAAAATCCAAGATTATTCTCGCTTAAGAGAACAAGGCGATTCAACAATTATTCAACGTATTTCACTTTTAGTTGAACAAGAGCGAATTTTACGCCAACAAATTACTGATTTAGAAGGTCACTTAGATTTTATTTTACAAAAAAAACATCATTACTATGAAACTCTTCAAAAAAACTCGGAATCTTAATTCCGAGTTTTTTATGGTGTTCCATATAAAAATTTTTTAACATATTTTACTACAGTTGGATTTTTTGGTGCTTGTGAATGGCTCGTTTTAGTTGGATATAAAATAGTTGTTATTTCATTTCCATTCTTCTTGAAAAGATGATAAATTGAAAAGCTATCTGCCCAAGGAATTGCACTATCCGTTTGTTTTTCTGAATTGAAATTCCCTTCCAACAATAACATTTGAGTTTTCGACGATACTTTTTGATAGTTATCAGCGATATATTGATACATTTCTGTTTTAACTATAGGGCCCTCTTTTAAAACGTTAGATAGACTTTCCCCTAACTGAAGATTCGTTTCATTATTATATTCTCCATCTAAAGATACATATTTATTGACTGGGGGAAAGTTTGGATTATTCCCTGTATCCATCATATAATAAACTGCACCAGTAGCTCCCGATGAGTAACCAACTAAATTAATCCATGGCACTTGATAATTCTCTGTCAGGTATACAATTATTTTTTGTAATCCCTTTGAGAAAAGTTCACCTGAGTTAGTTCCTTTAACTGTTGCAAATTCAATAATAGGATACTTATTATCTTGTGATATTTGCCCCTCAACTTTTAACTCGTAATTTTTAGTAATATTCGATGTCATCACTAGT from Lactococcus lactis carries:
- a CDS encoding MerR family transcriptional regulator translates to MTKTYKISEIALLTELPIATLRYYEELDLLKPARNSSNYREFTETDLEWIYFIKRAKATGMPLAKIQDYSRLREQGDSTIIQRISLLVEQERILRQQITDLEGHLDFILQKKHHYYETLQKNSES
- a CDS encoding carboxymuconolactone decarboxylase family protein, giving the protein MNKKEIGLKNLAKIDGAAAEVVFDSLKDLAPDLNDMMLEFAFGTIYERGVLNFKDREMITITSLLTQGGCENQLRVHIQASLNVGLTQEEIIETFIHCAPYVNFPRVLNAIFVAKEIFTDRK
- the yaaA gene encoding S4 domain-containing protein YaaA, producing the protein MKKYILFEEYITLGQVLKELGLISTGGQAKIFLAENEGNIFYNGEAENRRGKKLRDGDLLEFPTFDLKVTFEQADADAIKEHEAEKAEEARVKAIVKKMNAENKTTKPAKKAPPRFPGRK
- a CDS encoding alpha/beta hydrolase, which gives rise to MKKRQLRRNKNKFKRVSLAFFGLVIILAGALFLFGPKGTTSHTKDNDTINNKTFSQSNKQVIYPTIYIGGSGGNVTSIDWLVERLLPIKNISSQKSLVMTSNITKNYELKVEGQISQDNKYPIIEFATVKGTNSGELFSKGLQKIIVYLTENYQVPWINLVGYSSGATGAVYYMMDTGNNPNFPPVNKYVSLDGEYNNETNLQLGESLSNVLKEGPIVKTEMYQYIADNYQKVSSKTQMLLLEGNFNSEKQTDSAIPWADSFSIYHLFKKNGNEITTILYPTKTSHSQAPKNPTVVKYVKKFLYGTP
- the recF gene encoding DNA replication/repair protein RecF (All proteins in this family for which functions are known are DNA-binding proteins that assist the filamentation of RecA onto DNA for the initiation of recombination or recombinational repair.), producing MKLKAIELKNFRNYEELKLDFHPNLNIFLGQNAQGKTNILEAIHFLALTRSHRTSHDKELISWSQQEMKVSGVVEKAHATIPLEVQLSPKGRIAKANHLKENRLADYIGQLKILMFAPENLELVKGSPATRRKFMDIELGQIHAVYLYDSMRYNRALKERNAYLKFDKDKIDKNFLSVLDGQLAEHGNKIMLERQNFVDKLEVHAKKIHEQLTHGKENLKIIYNQNVKTDFSKELLSRQDHDIFRHQTSVGPHRDDLQFFINEINVADFGSQGQQRTVALSIKLAEIDLIFEETGEYPILLLDDVMSELDNHRQLDLIETSLGKTQTFITTTTLDHLKNLPENLSIFHVNAGTIEQEQ
- the yfmF gene encoding EF-P 5-aminopentanol modification-associated protein YfmF, whose product is MTEIKMADGVMLHLIKESKFKTVRLMVRFREEMSADTLGKRVLISNMLESTNAVYQTGKDFSRKLSEMYGASFTTGVAKKGKQHLLSLNMSIVNPKLVDFDTLGAAVDFLKIAIFQPDAANGQFNPEIFKREQRNLLHYLASMNDDRSYYASRQLANLFFEDENQALPSVGTSELIAKENPKAVFEYYQKMLTDNAIDIFVLGDVDEKRMIERFSDFNFTDRAVSKEIFYQQSLTESSVVTDEKEVAQSILQFAYQMPIAYGDKNYLALQVMNGLLGGFAHSKLFTNVREKASLAYSISSTFDSFTGFLKIAAGIDVENYEEAKSLIFEQLEAIKSGDFTELEVEQTKTMLRNAYFVGQDSPSNTIELEYVKALIPDKFLPMSEFLNALESVSKADLISVAKSLNLQAEYFMKGFTVNQEKMEVSLEK